One genomic region from Marinobacter szutsaonensis encodes:
- a CDS encoding putative Ig domain-containing protein: protein MDQNQAKGMVTRLICLVFLLLSFSVAEASHFRFGHFTYKARPDLSPTTADFRMTVAFRSSAFGHPNIGQTFRPGTYYFGDGSRSNHRYRVIARNLQEDWVVGEAIDTRNENDVVRHSYPAPSKNGQPWLGRFESCCKIGGLRNSGSTWRVYTRVNLEDGNSSPFSNLPPIVSCSKYDCRFLIPAVDRDGDQLTWRMSTRSESAINSLPSGMKVDRETGLFTWDGAESFSNGLYTVQVTIEDRDEEGNVKSSAAIDFLINLRDQGSNTSPDFDHPPTPEAGSVIKAVVGQKLNLTVQASDPDPNDKVYLNHVGLPVGATFEQTVSGTTTGVATLEWTPTTADMGEHLVTFLANDNRGGASTPVSVTIEVIKPAISDVQIVSTISTADIQIDSNSYSVPPSLIDVENDRTIVTWKFDTFSVGQLENLTTELHLFNVEPGSQRVVTEKLDISYTDIDGDPVRETLGEQEVKVSPSLTTLGVNTDKEVYAPADQVVITSLLQNLSEIETDAQVALTIEDNQQVRVADLGVFDVRGIAPKGQASVPTQIFDTTGTYAGTYQVVGQLLGSEGEVLTQSVAPFAITTSSGAFTEIGALVTTDKPTYQAWDQALIDLRVRNVSANGLFDGGVGTLQVSRPNGELLAEQTYNLNSLAPQGATDRQYALPLVDRESGTYRVSWVVSQEGEVLATSQANFQIERSELMSLIGDVNLEYYDTGEAKACHFETTNRSSQAEVTADLIYQLVSLADGSVISQIRQNDTPVSNTVAHPYQILLSDPPAYGGYGCVLMAEVDGELLELAAAGFEVVPPTLNAEIAPADKGKLLVLVDDLATATQDVNRADLQRAYLEDVLNAHGWHYTLTDNASDFNGEFNSGLYSAVAIFSEEVTLAPQTEQLLVEAQHNGMGLLVSGSWNRRNNKVEKALGIKLTGKNNQAGAILENGHLDKPVTGDAMVYKGLALAHCDADVWAVFGAGKNASDSCAYDDAPAAITVGAYGSGANSYFAYDVLDLATSSQGLHEQFLLEALLAIQPQIWPVAAGRVIPVEITVENLSRKAAVDVRFTLPDGGAIIESQLPTTFVDGAWLWQRDFSSPDDASNVLYIKLPDGVMGEVNLHVDIDAGINRSLMVDNRELIFSLGTIDGRDKYQLASVLLQELQAQGPGIAKYSFIAKKLDAARGDLDKGRVSNAMKSILLATDEIAQETYPTAVELRFVLDFWLYQLQRGL from the coding sequence ATGGACCAAAATCAGGCTAAGGGAATGGTTACCCGCCTTATCTGCCTCGTTTTTCTGCTGCTGAGCTTTTCGGTAGCTGAGGCCAGCCATTTTAGATTTGGGCATTTTACTTATAAGGCACGTCCGGATTTATCACCGACAACCGCTGACTTTCGAATGACAGTGGCTTTTCGAAGCAGCGCCTTCGGGCACCCCAATATTGGTCAAACGTTCCGCCCGGGAACCTATTATTTCGGAGATGGTTCACGCTCTAATCATCGTTACCGGGTAATTGCCAGGAATCTTCAGGAGGACTGGGTCGTAGGAGAAGCAATAGACACGCGAAATGAAAACGATGTCGTTCGTCACTCTTATCCGGCCCCCAGTAAAAACGGTCAACCGTGGTTAGGTCGATTTGAAAGCTGCTGCAAAATTGGAGGTCTTCGTAACTCGGGTAGCACATGGAGGGTGTATACCCGGGTGAATTTAGAGGACGGAAACTCTTCTCCGTTTAGCAACCTCCCTCCTATCGTTAGTTGTTCGAAATACGACTGCCGGTTCCTTATTCCGGCCGTAGATCGCGATGGCGATCAGTTGACCTGGCGTATGTCTACTCGGTCAGAATCTGCTATCAACAGCCTTCCATCGGGCATGAAGGTCGACCGCGAGACCGGCTTGTTTACCTGGGACGGCGCTGAATCATTCTCGAATGGCCTGTATACCGTCCAGGTCACCATCGAAGACCGAGATGAAGAAGGTAATGTCAAAAGCTCAGCTGCTATTGATTTCCTTATCAATTTGCGAGACCAAGGTTCAAATACTTCGCCCGATTTTGATCATCCGCCAACGCCTGAAGCTGGATCCGTTATCAAGGCAGTTGTTGGTCAAAAACTGAACCTGACCGTGCAGGCGTCGGATCCGGATCCGAACGACAAGGTTTATCTGAACCATGTCGGCCTACCGGTAGGTGCAACCTTTGAGCAGACTGTGTCAGGCACGACCACTGGCGTTGCGACGCTCGAGTGGACCCCAACGACCGCGGATATGGGCGAGCACCTGGTCACGTTTCTTGCGAATGACAATCGGGGCGGGGCGTCGACGCCCGTTTCGGTAACCATTGAAGTGATCAAGCCTGCCATCTCTGATGTGCAAATTGTCAGCACCATTTCTACCGCTGATATTCAGATCGACAGTAACTCCTACTCTGTTCCGCCGTCTTTGATCGACGTTGAGAACGACCGAACCATCGTGACGTGGAAGTTTGATACGTTCAGCGTTGGGCAGCTCGAAAATCTCACCACAGAGTTGCATTTGTTCAATGTTGAGCCCGGATCGCAACGTGTTGTTACTGAGAAGCTGGATATCTCATACACGGATATCGACGGGGATCCCGTTCGCGAAACCCTCGGCGAACAAGAGGTGAAGGTGTCGCCGTCGCTCACGACTTTGGGTGTTAATACCGACAAAGAGGTGTATGCACCGGCGGACCAGGTGGTTATTACGAGCCTGCTCCAGAACCTCAGCGAGATTGAAACCGATGCGCAGGTAGCACTCACGATTGAGGATAACCAGCAAGTCAGAGTTGCTGATCTGGGGGTTTTCGATGTCCGGGGTATTGCGCCCAAAGGGCAGGCCTCAGTTCCTACGCAAATCTTCGATACCACCGGTACTTATGCCGGAACCTATCAGGTTGTCGGGCAGTTGTTAGGAAGTGAGGGAGAGGTTTTGACGCAGTCCGTCGCTCCTTTTGCCATCACCACAAGCAGCGGCGCGTTTACTGAGATTGGCGCGCTCGTGACGACGGATAAGCCCACTTACCAGGCGTGGGATCAGGCATTGATCGACCTGCGGGTGCGGAATGTCAGCGCGAATGGTCTGTTCGATGGCGGTGTTGGGACCTTGCAGGTTAGTCGCCCGAATGGCGAGTTGTTGGCGGAGCAAACCTATAACCTGAATAGTTTAGCGCCACAGGGAGCGACTGATCGTCAGTACGCCTTGCCTTTGGTCGACCGTGAGTCTGGGACCTATCGCGTAAGCTGGGTTGTCAGTCAGGAAGGAGAGGTTCTTGCGACAAGCCAGGCGAATTTCCAGATTGAGCGTTCCGAACTGATGTCGCTCATTGGCGACGTCAATCTGGAGTATTACGACACTGGTGAAGCCAAGGCCTGTCATTTTGAGACGACGAATCGCAGCTCTCAGGCAGAGGTGACGGCTGACCTGATTTACCAACTGGTAAGTCTGGCCGATGGTTCTGTGATCTCACAGATTCGCCAAAACGACACACCTGTCAGCAATACCGTTGCTCATCCTTACCAGATCCTGCTGTCCGATCCTCCTGCTTATGGTGGCTATGGCTGTGTCTTGATGGCGGAGGTTGATGGTGAACTCCTCGAACTCGCAGCGGCTGGCTTTGAGGTAGTGCCGCCCACATTGAATGCCGAAATTGCTCCGGCGGACAAAGGAAAACTCCTTGTCCTGGTGGATGACTTGGCAACTGCGACACAGGATGTCAATCGGGCCGACCTTCAGCGAGCTTACCTGGAGGATGTGCTAAACGCCCATGGTTGGCACTATACCCTGACCGACAACGCAAGTGACTTTAATGGCGAGTTCAATTCAGGACTCTATAGTGCGGTGGCGATTTTCTCTGAAGAAGTGACTCTGGCGCCGCAAACTGAGCAATTGCTGGTGGAAGCCCAACATAACGGTATGGGGCTGTTGGTCAGCGGGAGCTGGAATCGTCGTAATAATAAAGTAGAAAAAGCGCTGGGAATTAAGCTTACCGGCAAAAACAACCAGGCCGGCGCGATCCTGGAAAATGGTCATCTCGACAAGCCGGTTACCGGTGACGCGATGGTGTATAAGGGGTTGGCACTCGCTCATTGTGACGCAGATGTATGGGCAGTCTTTGGAGCCGGCAAGAACGCGAGTGATAGCTGCGCCTACGATGACGCGCCCGCTGCCATTACAGTTGGTGCTTACGGTAGTGGTGCCAACAGTTACTTTGCGTACGACGTCTTGGACCTGGCCACCTCCTCCCAGGGGCTACACGAACAGTTCCTCCTCGAAGCATTGCTGGCCATTCAGCCACAGATTTGGCCTGTCGCGGCGGGTCGTGTGATTCCTGTTGAAATCACTGTTGAGAATCTCAGTCGTAAAGCAGCGGTTGATGTTCGTTTCACGCTGCCAGACGGCGGCGCCATTATCGAAAGCCAACTTCCAACCACGTTTGTTGATGGAGCCTGGCTGTGGCAGCGAGATTTCTCGTCACCGGATGACGCCTCGAATGTGCTCTACATCAAGCTGCCGGATGGCGTGATGGGAGAGGTGAATCTGCATGTGGACATCGATGCAGGCATCAACCGAAGCCTGATGGTCGACAACCGCGAGCTGATATTCTCACTGGGCACAATTGATGGAAGGGATAAATATCAGCTTGCCTCTGTTCTTCTTCAGGAATTGCAGGCGCAAGGTCCCGGTATCGCGAAATACAGCTTCATCGCTAAGAAGCTGGATGCTGCCCGCGGCGATCTCGACAAGGGCAGGGTGAGCAATGCCATGAAATCCATTCTGTTGGCCACCGATGAGATTGCCCAAGAAACCTACCCAACGGCTGTAGAGCTGAGGTTCGTGCTGGACTTTTGGCTCTATCAGCTACAACGCGGACTGTAG
- a CDS encoding transglutaminase-like domain-containing protein — MNGLTMDVFRSGRFSKATSAFTALMFTFVFYLSPNGKAVADEINKENARQAKIERILENTPEKKLAHRLEKLKQKLVKDLPEAVAKRQNEKGWMGQALDAVGLGDMPLRDNEVNELEKLKEGIERAYDEAIISFEKEGERLSKRRNLPAGVKDLVRQRHTAAVDRVKEQYGNVMTKLDQIVTTQDPEEQQKLLEELSDSLGKQQFKRSHTAEDPNQLPWRAPSDKVREPKTNKRNLQAALGIDPYREYVQFASTEPTADMLVAAALAQEKGVTDADLAETIDIQITDEIKELAASLNNNPVEIYTWVHNNIRFVPSYGSIQGSQYTLETKRGNAIDTASLLIALLRAAGIPAKYAYGTVEIPVDQVMNWVGGVTAPEAAQSLLGQGGIPNTALIEGGKITKIRMEHTWVEAFVDFEPSRGIKNRAGDNWIPMDASFKQYEFTESMNLKEAVPFDTQALSNSVEQSAEVDADKGWVKGIPQADLESALLQYQEQMADYIDSQNPDATVGEVLGLQEIDILPPRPLSAGLPYAHIVTQDSFAEVPDNLRHRFKYELATQSYGYPNAPLIVLNEPTVKLAGKKLAVGFSPASAEDQALIESYLSNPDTGEIDPANLPNTLPGYLINLKAELSIDGEVIQQAPAQTMGAELHETLGLYSPSHNWFTSKNSPIAGEHRAIGLDLQGMSSKQVNDLRNNIEDTKSKLWSPDDQDLADLSRQDVMGDILHATIFSYFALNDLQEEIQANNANMVTHRLPSYGIFSTTIQPRYWFGLPRDVNLGGFTIDVDSVTFHGVAKDNNDNARTNFIKTSGIQWSAMEHLVPEQIFSTSSSPASGISAVKALELANAQGQRIWTIDNSNLDQALAQINLSDEVETEIRNSVLAGNIATTHEYPITLGNWIGSGYLLLDPETGAGAYKIAGGANGGFLDALAEIFEWLGYGFAWKEFLAILGSAKSIAEIFSKIGSFLFAFAFGLSVYDLATNCANAAAAQAFILIYTVVTIMVLALLFAFAGPIGTIVGMTLLGLALNQMNSLLKSSPLCRQ, encoded by the coding sequence ATGAACGGCTTGACCATGGATGTATTTCGTTCCGGTAGATTTTCTAAGGCCACGTCAGCCTTTACTGCCCTTATGTTTACCTTCGTTTTTTACCTGTCGCCCAATGGTAAGGCGGTGGCTGATGAAATAAACAAAGAGAATGCCCGTCAGGCCAAGATTGAAAGAATTCTCGAGAACACGCCTGAGAAGAAGTTGGCCCATCGCCTGGAAAAACTAAAACAGAAACTTGTTAAAGATTTGCCTGAAGCTGTCGCAAAGCGACAAAACGAAAAAGGTTGGATGGGGCAGGCATTGGATGCTGTTGGCTTGGGCGATATGCCGCTGAGAGACAACGAAGTAAACGAGTTGGAAAAACTCAAAGAGGGGATTGAGCGGGCATACGACGAGGCGATCATCAGCTTTGAAAAGGAGGGCGAGCGCTTATCTAAAAGAAGAAACCTTCCGGCAGGGGTCAAAGATTTGGTCCGTCAACGCCACACAGCAGCCGTTGACCGCGTAAAAGAGCAATATGGCAATGTGATGACCAAGCTGGATCAGATCGTCACGACACAAGATCCAGAAGAGCAGCAAAAACTGCTTGAGGAGCTGAGTGACAGTCTCGGGAAGCAACAGTTTAAACGGAGTCATACCGCGGAAGACCCTAATCAGCTGCCGTGGAGAGCGCCTTCCGACAAAGTACGTGAGCCGAAGACCAACAAGCGGAACCTGCAAGCGGCTCTCGGTATCGATCCCTACCGCGAGTATGTCCAGTTTGCCTCCACCGAGCCAACCGCCGATATGTTGGTCGCGGCCGCCCTGGCGCAGGAGAAAGGGGTGACCGATGCGGATTTGGCCGAGACCATCGATATCCAGATCACTGACGAGATTAAGGAACTGGCAGCGAGCCTGAACAACAACCCGGTCGAAATCTACACGTGGGTGCATAACAACATCCGCTTCGTGCCCAGCTACGGCTCGATCCAGGGCTCCCAGTACACCCTTGAAACCAAGCGTGGTAACGCGATCGATACCGCCAGCCTTTTGATTGCCTTGCTTCGTGCTGCCGGTATCCCGGCTAAATACGCTTACGGCACCGTGGAAATTCCGGTGGATCAGGTCATGAACTGGGTGGGTGGCGTGACGGCACCCGAAGCCGCCCAAAGCCTGTTGGGTCAGGGTGGTATTCCGAACACCGCGCTGATCGAAGGCGGCAAAATCACCAAGATTCGGATGGAGCATACCTGGGTTGAGGCATTCGTGGATTTTGAGCCCTCTCGTGGCATAAAGAACAGGGCCGGGGACAACTGGATCCCCATGGATGCGTCGTTCAAGCAGTACGAATTTACGGAAAGCATGAACCTCAAGGAGGCAGTGCCTTTCGATACTCAGGCGCTGTCGAATAGCGTAGAACAAAGTGCTGAAGTGGATGCGGATAAAGGTTGGGTGAAGGGCATCCCGCAGGCCGATCTTGAATCGGCATTACTGCAATACCAGGAGCAAATGGCAGACTACATTGATAGCCAAAACCCAGACGCCACGGTCGGTGAGGTTCTAGGATTGCAGGAAATTGACATTCTACCACCGCGCCCTTTGTCTGCAGGCTTGCCTTATGCACACATCGTTACGCAGGACAGCTTCGCGGAAGTACCTGATAACCTGCGCCACAGGTTCAAGTACGAGTTGGCCACCCAGAGTTATGGGTATCCCAACGCCCCGCTTATCGTTTTGAATGAGCCGACAGTGAAGCTTGCGGGGAAAAAATTGGCCGTGGGCTTCAGCCCTGCAAGTGCTGAAGATCAAGCTTTGATCGAAAGCTATTTGTCAAATCCTGACACTGGAGAGATTGACCCTGCGAATTTGCCAAATACGTTGCCCGGTTATCTGATTAACTTAAAGGCCGAACTTTCGATTGATGGTGAAGTGATACAGCAGGCTCCCGCGCAAACAATGGGAGCGGAGCTTCACGAAACCCTCGGGTTATATAGTCCAAGTCATAACTGGTTTACCAGTAAAAATAGTCCAATTGCAGGTGAGCATCGAGCCATTGGTCTTGATTTACAAGGTATGAGTTCGAAGCAAGTAAATGACTTAAGAAATAATATCGAAGATACAAAAAGCAAATTGTGGAGCCCGGACGATCAGGATTTAGCTGACCTCTCACGACAGGATGTAATGGGGGATATACTTCACGCAACCATCTTCAGCTATTTTGCCCTGAATGATTTGCAAGAAGAGATTCAGGCTAATAACGCAAACATGGTTACACATAGATTGCCTAGCTACGGCATTTTTTCCACAACGATACAGCCGCGCTATTGGTTTGGTTTACCGCGGGATGTAAACCTTGGTGGCTTTACGATTGATGTGGATTCAGTAACGTTCCATGGCGTGGCAAAGGACAATAATGATAATGCTCGGACCAACTTCATCAAGACTAGTGGTATCCAGTGGAGTGCCATGGAGCATTTGGTTCCTGAACAAATATTCAGTACGTCGAGTTCACCAGCCAGTGGGATATCTGCAGTTAAGGCGCTGGAGTTAGCCAACGCTCAAGGGCAGAGGATCTGGACAATTGATAATAGCAATTTAGATCAAGCTCTTGCACAGATTAACCTCAGTGACGAGGTCGAGACAGAAATTCGAAATTCAGTACTAGCCGGAAATATCGCCACCACTCATGAGTACCCTATAACTTTGGGTAACTGGATAGGGTCCGGTTACCTGCTCCTCGATCCCGAGACCGGTGCCGGTGCATACAAAATAGCGGGAGGTGCGAATGGCGGTTTTTTGGACGCGTTAGCAGAAATTTTTGAATGGCTAGGTTACGGATTCGCATGGAAGGAGTTCCTTGCTATTCTTGGCAGTGCTAAATCAATCGCTGAGATATTTTCTAAAATAGGATCATTTTTGTTTGCTTTTGCCTTTGGGCTGTCGGTATATGACTTGGCGACCAATTGTGCAAATGCTGCAGCAGCACAAGCGTTTATTTTGATTTATACCGTGGTAACGATAATGGTGTTAGCTTTGCTGTTTGCCTTTGCAGGTCCAATAGGCACGATAGTTGGTATGACCTTGCTTGGGTTGGCGCTGAATCAAATGAACTCTTTACTAAAATCTTCTCCTTTATGTAGGCAATAA
- a CDS encoding protein kinase, whose translation MEQKTELQQFYIPEEQSIYLLSHDDAKKLKDWVALCAAQLRQLGYRDIELIGKGAYGFVFAGKLPGNGHSGPEHVFKFTRINLPQHLQDRLEDEAFILEQVRHPRVPRLIAYQRARNQPILVMERAAGINLEEVSLQEGRLKPRLVIRIADQLADILRNLRSGASSGGRPIVHGDIKPSNLVFDARTENIALIDWGSSVFAQLDANQQFITANVMELMSDNLQQTNARLGDVYFIGEEQLNGGLSSPRFDEQGAAGTLYALASGQSCRFGHQAIPASSLGLPMEFARMLDGMLSPDPKNRRKAGDYYLQEMPRMAHTVMIDLPEPPITPMVPVWTRASDHEIDTVVYSSRKSFLRQENAPETLSDVNDVQLDRYYKNFMQGMGETEKAFLAAVSRLGRYPVEGGLAVRWESDGVYIDTSLNLHDPSLKTAFIRAVNNMVCLAQAIYRQGIFKSCLFNARNTLHVDRDGPDQPFRIDPGMQLRYEVSAAPEVEDESRVHSYFEDGPDPEEFLVLPETMIKALEALNDIHHTGMIIFESLPRHLKIHSHYRLLDPDREDEFARLLDEILSAVDQIAGLGVSGYMKMPYKDTRFFPHIERLPERYYPKNPRAEVGST comes from the coding sequence ATGGAGCAGAAGACCGAACTTCAGCAGTTCTACATTCCTGAAGAGCAGTCGATCTATCTGCTCAGCCATGACGATGCCAAGAAGCTCAAGGACTGGGTGGCGCTGTGCGCCGCCCAGCTCCGCCAGCTGGGTTACCGGGACATTGAACTGATCGGCAAGGGCGCCTACGGTTTCGTCTTTGCCGGCAAGCTGCCGGGTAACGGTCACTCGGGCCCGGAGCATGTTTTCAAGTTCACCCGCATCAACCTGCCCCAACACCTGCAGGACCGGCTCGAGGACGAAGCCTTCATTCTGGAACAGGTCCGTCACCCACGGGTACCACGGCTGATCGCCTACCAACGGGCCCGCAACCAGCCGATCCTCGTCATGGAACGGGCCGCAGGCATCAACCTTGAGGAAGTCTCGTTACAGGAAGGCCGACTCAAACCGAGACTGGTGATCCGCATCGCCGACCAGCTCGCCGACATCCTGCGCAACCTGCGCAGCGGCGCCAGCTCGGGGGGACGTCCCATCGTGCATGGCGACATCAAACCCTCCAATCTGGTCTTTGACGCCAGAACCGAAAACATCGCCCTGATCGACTGGGGCTCGTCAGTGTTCGCCCAGCTGGATGCGAACCAGCAGTTCATCACCGCCAATGTCATGGAGCTGATGTCCGACAACCTGCAGCAAACCAACGCCCGGCTGGGGGATGTCTATTTCATTGGCGAGGAACAACTCAACGGCGGGCTCTCCTCCCCCCGCTTCGATGAGCAGGGCGCCGCCGGCACCCTCTATGCACTGGCCTCCGGGCAGTCCTGCCGTTTCGGCCACCAGGCGATACCCGCCAGCTCACTGGGCCTGCCCATGGAATTCGCCCGCATGCTCGACGGCATGCTGTCACCGGACCCAAAGAACCGCCGGAAAGCCGGTGATTACTATCTCCAGGAAATGCCGAGGATGGCGCACACCGTGATGATCGACCTGCCGGAGCCGCCGATCACGCCCATGGTGCCGGTCTGGACCCGCGCCTCGGATCACGAGATCGACACGGTGGTATACAGCTCCCGCAAATCCTTCCTGCGCCAGGAGAACGCACCGGAAACCCTCAGCGACGTCAACGACGTCCAGCTGGACAGGTACTACAAGAACTTCATGCAGGGCATGGGCGAAACCGAAAAGGCATTCCTGGCCGCCGTCAGCCGCCTGGGGCGCTATCCGGTGGAGGGTGGCCTGGCCGTGCGCTGGGAAAGCGACGGTGTCTACATCGACACCTCATTGAACCTTCATGATCCGTCGCTTAAGACCGCATTCATCCGGGCCGTGAACAACATGGTCTGCCTGGCCCAGGCCATCTACCGCCAGGGCATCTTCAAGAGCTGCCTGTTCAATGCCCGCAACACCCTGCACGTGGACCGCGACGGCCCGGACCAGCCCTTCCGGATCGATCCCGGCATGCAACTGCGCTATGAAGTCAGTGCGGCACCAGAGGTGGAAGACGAATCCCGGGTGCACTCCTACTTCGAGGACGGCCCCGACCCGGAAGAGTTTCTGGTACTGCCGGAGACCATGATCAAGGCCCTGGAAGCCCTGAACGACATCCACCACACCGGCATGATCATCTTCGAGTCCCTGCCCCGGCACCTGAAGATCCACAGCCACTACCGCCTGCTCGACCCGGATCGGGAAGACGAGTTTGCCCGCCTGCTCGACGAGATCCTCTCGGCCGTGGATCAGATCGCCGGACTGGGCGTTTCTGGCTACATGAAGATGCCCTACAAGGACACCCGCTTCTTCCCCCACATCGAGCGCCTGCCCGAGCGTTACTACCCCAAAAACCCGAGGGCCGAAGTCGGCTCCACCTGA
- a CDS encoding dihydrolipoyllysine-residue acetyltransferase, whose amino-acid sequence MSDFILPDIGEGIVECELVKWLVAEGDIIEEDQPVAEVMTDKALVEIPAPYKGKVTRLYHKEGDIAKVHAPLFELVEVDGEGGQDEAPAAQPKETVSEAPATPEPAPAAGTDAGDVTEDFILPDIGEGIVECEVVEWRVAEGDEIEEDQPVVDVMTDKAMVEITAPKAGRVTKLYHQQQEMARVHAPLFAFIPRDREESAEAKTEPAPAAETAPATARPVATGTRQRIPASPAVRRLVREHNLNLADIAGSGKDGRVLKADVLSHLEEPAKPAPSQQPASEPAPAETAAGEQRKPGRELEARIEPIRGVRAAMARTMVQSATTIPHFIYSEDIDVTDLLALREQLKPEAEARGSRLTLMPFFMKAMALAIQDFPVLNSRLNDEVTEIHYQPNCNIGMAVDSKAGLMVPNVKGVESLTLLGVADEVTRLTEAARSGRVSQEDLKGGTITISNIGALGGTYASPIINAPEVAIVALGRTQKLPRFDADGNVVERAILTVSWAGDHRIIDGGTIARFCNRWKGYLESPQSMLLHLG is encoded by the coding sequence ATGAGTGATTTTATACTGCCCGATATCGGCGAAGGTATCGTGGAGTGCGAACTGGTCAAATGGCTGGTTGCCGAAGGGGACATTATCGAGGAAGACCAGCCGGTGGCCGAAGTGATGACCGACAAGGCCCTGGTGGAAATCCCGGCACCGTACAAGGGCAAGGTAACCCGCCTGTACCATAAGGAAGGCGACATCGCGAAGGTCCACGCGCCGCTGTTTGAACTGGTGGAAGTGGATGGCGAAGGCGGACAGGACGAAGCACCTGCCGCACAGCCAAAGGAAACCGTCAGCGAAGCACCAGCAACACCGGAACCCGCCCCGGCGGCCGGAACCGACGCCGGCGACGTCACCGAGGATTTCATCCTGCCGGACATCGGCGAGGGCATCGTCGAGTGCGAGGTGGTGGAGTGGCGTGTGGCCGAGGGCGACGAGATCGAGGAAGACCAGCCGGTGGTCGATGTCATGACCGACAAGGCGATGGTCGAGATCACCGCGCCCAAGGCCGGCCGGGTCACTAAGCTGTATCACCAGCAACAGGAAATGGCGCGCGTGCATGCCCCGCTGTTTGCGTTTATTCCACGGGATCGCGAGGAGTCGGCCGAAGCGAAAACCGAACCGGCGCCAGCGGCAGAAACCGCTCCGGCAACTGCGAGACCGGTCGCCACTGGAACCCGGCAACGGATTCCAGCCAGCCCGGCGGTGCGCCGACTGGTGCGGGAACACAACCTGAATCTGGCCGACATCGCGGGCTCCGGCAAGGATGGGCGGGTTCTGAAGGCCGATGTGCTCTCGCATCTCGAGGAACCTGCAAAACCGGCACCCAGCCAGCAACCAGCCAGTGAGCCGGCACCGGCAGAAACGGCAGCTGGTGAGCAACGGAAACCGGGGCGCGAACTGGAAGCCCGGATTGAGCCCATCCGGGGCGTTAGAGCAGCGATGGCCCGCACCATGGTGCAATCGGCGACCACGATCCCCCACTTCATCTACAGTGAGGACATCGACGTCACCGACCTGCTCGCATTACGGGAACAGCTAAAGCCGGAGGCCGAGGCCCGGGGTTCACGGCTGACCCTGATGCCCTTCTTCATGAAGGCCATGGCCCTCGCCATCCAGGACTTCCCGGTGCTCAACAGCCGCCTCAATGACGAGGTGACGGAGATTCACTACCAACCCAACTGCAACATCGGCATGGCTGTGGACAGCAAGGCCGGGCTGATGGTGCCGAACGTGAAGGGTGTGGAAAGCCTGACCCTGCTGGGCGTGGCCGATGAAGTCACCCGCCTGACCGAAGCCGCCCGCTCGGGCCGCGTCAGCCAGGAAGACCTAAAGGGTGGCACCATCACCATTTCCAACATCGGCGCCCTGGGCGGCACCTACGCCTCGCCCATCATCAACGCGCCGGAAGTGGCCATCGTCGCCCTGGGCCGGACCCAGAAACTGCCGCGCTTCGATGCCGACGGCAACGTGGTGGAACGGGCGATCCTGACGGTGAGCTGGGCGGGCGACCATCGCATCATTGACGGTGGCACCATCGCGCGCTTCTGCAACCGCTGGAAAGGCTACCTGGAATCGCCACAATCCATGCTGCTGCATCTGGGCTGA